A region of the Pelecanus crispus isolate bPelCri1 chromosome 1, bPelCri1.pri, whole genome shotgun sequence genome:
CCTCTAAAACACTATGCAGTAAAATAAATCTGCAGCATAAAAATTATCAagtggaaaatatatttaatatgatGCCTCTCCAACAGCAATTTAAACTTTATTGTAAAAACTGTCAATTAAATTTACATACAATATACAgcaaacagtaattaaaaaatgaaataaggatGACCAAATTATCATGAGATCCAAGACTTACAACACATCAGATAGGAAACATTATTAAAGTTTTGAGACAAGACACTTTATAATAACCTATGACATCGTGTTCTATTCTTAACAAGCCAGAATGTTTAACTCAGATTAATTATTCACACTTTCAGAATTCTTAAACTGTAAGCTTGTTTTCATAGAGCTTACAAAATGTTAGCACATTAATtaatttgtgtttcagtttaaaagccactagaaaaatcaaaatggcAAAAGAATTTGAGTAGAATAATACTTTTTTActatttctgccatttttcatttttctcaggcttaacaattttattctttaaaattttctacATTAAATATGTAATTGTACATACAATATATAGATGTTTCTAACAGTTTAGCTTGTATTAATCTTAAGAGTTGCCAAATTAAGAGAAACTTTGGAAATTTACTGACAAAATTACTCACAAATTCATAAGTAAATGGCAATTCATTGCCTCATTGATTATCACTGTAAGCTGATCAAAATTCATAACTGTTAGTTCCTTAAACTGAGACTACCAAAGAGGCTAAATTTCAGCATCTAATAACATGGCACCTACTGTGGTTATTAGAGCTTCCCCAAAAGTGTCCATAAACATAAAAGGGCTTACTTGAGCTTTGGCTGCTCTTTGATAAATACTTTTGATTACTACTAAATTAGTTTTGAAAAGAcaccataaaaattaaaatcctaaTGATACATTACCAGCTTCTTCCTATGCAGTACATTTCCTACTAAGAGATGTCTGAATAAGTACaacaataaaagtaaaaatatattagaTAACCAAAACAAGTACAAAAGTAAATTTAATGAGGAGTTCTAGCCAAAAATTTTACAAATCAGTACTTAAGTATTTGCTTTGAGATTGTGAAAGAGAATTGTaatgatcatttaaaaaaaaaaaatcatcagcaagaaaataattcaatacAAATGCTAATAATATGCATTTCATTACTGCTTGAGAAATCCCACATGTAAGGTTAATATctccaatttaatttttaacatctttaagAAAACTGCAAATCTACTCATAActattaaatagaaaaagaaaataccaactTATTTTGGAATTGAACAATCTATCAGGACTCAGGAGATGTTCACTTAGGTATTGGAACAAAGTgaagttgggaaaaaaattaaattttctatCTCAGTTGCATCTTGATGAAATGCTTGCAATAATGCTACACAGGAGAGCGttgcaaattaaaattatgaaaatcatgtcaatataaaaaaagattgttATAAAATTTCTGTTGGtagatttttattattcttatttttattaatgcacATCAAATCTTTgctattcagaaaaagaagtatcTTGACAAAGACTTAGTCTTGAGAGGAATTATATGAAAATGTATTATTCCTTAAAAGTCTTAATGTTCATAATTCTGATATTGCTTAAAGGAACATTACAGTAAGATACATTCAAAGACAATagacaagaaaaaagcagatttttctttaaaaactatGTTTTCTAGAAAAATGGTATTGTCATGTATAATCATTCGATTAACTGTTGATGTGTAGTTACTGACAATGATACCAGTAAGATTTCCTTCCAgactgctttgcatttttatgtacTATTATACTGATGAACAATTTTAGTCCCAAAACTATTGAAAACATGCAAATGTCTCCCAAATAGCAAAGAATACCTAACAGTCCTGCTACAAATTACTAGATCAGACTGTTGAGTATATTATATTGTTAATTATAACTAGATCAGACTTGTTCTATGCAGGCCACTTCCTCAAATAATTACTCTTCTCTACCCGCAATTGATCATCTCTCAAATTtctgtcagaaagaaaaggaagtggaaaataCAGGAAACAATGAGAAATAGTTTCAAGCTCTCATGAGATTCTCAAGGTTGGCAATTCTGTCAATGCAGTGCAAGTTCAAAAACCACAGGCAGCCTCTTTAGCAAAGGTTGAGTTCATGCTGCCAGCTTTACCTTGGCTCAACAAGGCAGAGAACAATAAGAGGAACAAGATAGAGTGAGGAAATCCTAATGTCTTCcctctgcctgctttcctgCCTGTCAGCATGATGTGACCTAAAAGTTTCTGACTTGCCATAGTCAATTCTCTGTCAAACCTGGACAGAATCAGCCAGCTGGTTACAAAAATCTCAAAGAAATCACATATATATGTAGCCACTTGGCTTCCTTCCCTTAGGAAAACAGCTTGACCAAACAGCTATTTTTGGTAAAGAAAatgagctgaaagaaaaaatcatacGTCTTCTGAATAATTACTAGAGGAGACCTGAAGAACATGAAATCCCGATATGTCCAAAGGCATTCAGTTTTGCAGTATTTGCTCACTGGGACTGCATCCACTTGATGGTAGTTTGCTTACCTACATTAAATTAACTTATTAGTAAGTCCAATTTCTAGCTGTGTCATGTAACCTTCATAAGAATGTCTTATATGTTGCCATATCTCAAAGTCACATCCTTCCCCAGGGGTTAGAGTGCAATTCCTATCCATTCAGGCGCACCTCTTAAATACAGAGATATAGTGGAAAATTGAATAACAAGTGGATCTATGTTGACCTGAAGCCTGAGCAGATCAGACAACTCCATATTGTCCTCCTGGCAAAAGGATTTTTAGGAAGTCACTCTAATGGCTCTACCCAGCATCCGACAGGCATGTCTGGGCTCATTAGCTTGATCACAGAAGCAGCTGGATGGAATGAAACCAGaatatcttaatttttctcAAGTTAAGCCTTGTTAGAAAAATGTTGGGAATCAAGACCTACATATTTTCCATCACCCTACACTATTTTGGTTTGGTGAAGAGATGATGGTGATGCAACAACTCAGTTATCTATTTtagacagaaacaaaagacCTGAACAAGGCAAATTATTTGCTGATTTAGCACACCCTATTAGCATGAAATTCACTTctcaaaacattaattttaaaaagtcagcaaATATAAGGCACTTACATAACTGGACTTCTAAACGTATTTAATTGCTTAACCTACATATTCCTCACcttgaaaacatgttttacaTGTGCAAAATCAAAAGGTATTTGCAGTTTTTCAAGCAGCTTCATTGTACTGTCTAAATCAATCTTCCCAGTCCTGAACTCATTCTGAATGATGGACAAAAACCACGTATGAGAGATCAGGTTAAGGAAACTTCTGGCCCATGTCATTACCttttaatagaatcatagaattgtttaggttggaaaagacctttaagatcatccagtccaaccattaacctacactaccaagtctactctaagccaatcaagggtagactagactaaaccatgtcccgaagtgccacatctacccgttttttgaacacaatatagtgggaggaggggaagacgtttaattttttaaacctAAAAAGCTTgcactttgcttttctcataCTCTAGAACATCCTTGTCTTCTGACTTCCGACAATGTAGCAGGCTCTGAGGCACACAGGAAGATATTTTTGCTCTGCGCCCAGAGACTCTGAGGGCAAAGGTAACAAAAAGggctggagaaagggaaggggagggtgtgaaggaaaacaaagggtGGTCAGGGTGAAGAAAGGGGCACAGTGAGAGGAGGGGAATGTGGGGAGGCCGAGGGGATTCGGCAGCTGTGGGGAATGGCGGGAAGAGGAGTGCCAACAACAAGCAGCAACAAGGTGAGGGTGCCCAGCACTGCACCCACCCAACCAGCCCCAGCTGGACCAGGCCAGACCAGGCTGGACTGGCTGCCCCAGGCCCTCCCCTACCGCCCAGCTCGGGGTCCCATGCGTGCATAGGTCGGGCCCAGACCTGGGGGAGAAGGGCACACAGGGGGAGGTCGCACAACAGCACTTgttgcagggcagggagaggagaggagaggaggaggaggaggaggtagagcaggaggaggatatCTGTTCTCCTCCATGGCGGCTCTGCATCGCCTGCTCCGGTCTCTTCACTGCGGTGGTGTTGGCAGCATTTGGCAGGACATCACCTCAGCTTGCTCTGGTTCCCAGCAGGGACCTTCCCTTACCCTCACACCCCCGTGCCCCTGCCGGGATGCCCAGCACCCTCTCGGCACTGCCCCCACTCTTGGCCTCCCACCAGCACTGCCCCGGCTGCCACTGTGAGGTCACAAACAGCGAGCCCCCAGCGCAGGCCCTTTCCCGCCACCGCTGCCCCCCCTCCCACTCCCCGCCACCATTTTGTGCCTTCTCCCTCCAGCACGAAGTGGCCCACGTGCCCTCCCCTCGCCTGCAGGCTCCCGCCCTTTGGCTATAGCCCTCGCTGCCAGCATGTACGCGAGGCAGGAGCTGCATGAGCCGGAGAAGGTGTCTCTCATTTGCAGCCTGTTGCGCCAGTCCCCTCCCGGGGAGTTCGGCCAGGTTGTCCATGATCTCTCTGCTCTAGTCCAGGATGACAAGCTGGTGAGGCAGGAGGCTGCCCGTGTGGGGGCCTGTCACAACAAGAACAACTTCACCCCCATCCGAATAAAGGGGCGCACTGTGCTGCTGACCCACTACAACGACTTAGGGGGAAACCGCTTCTTTGACCCTCAGGACAAATTCTCTTTTGAGTTTGACCACCTGCGCGGGGTAACCAGCAAACCCCAGCTCCACGGTGTGATGCTGGATGAGGGGGAGCTGTGGCGAGAGGTCCTCCACAAGGGCTTGAAGGCCTACGTGAGCTGCCACTTTCCTGTAGGGAACTGCTGTGTGTTCAAAAAAAGCCTGGGGAAGAGGCCGATGTTTGTGGCCTGCATTGAGGCTCATCAGTACCAGCCTTCAGATCACTGGAACAGCCTTTGGAAGTCAGACTGGACTTTTGCCCTGACTCCATTTACCACTCAAGTTACAGGGatctttctctttcagataCACTACTTCAAAGATGCCAACCTCCATGTAACTGTCAGCAAGTCTGTGACTGAGACCCTGAATGTGATAGACCAAAGTCAGTGTGCCACAGATTTTGTGAAATTTGTGAAAGCTGAGGACACCAAGTTTCACGTTGCCCTTCTGGAAAACTTTCAGGCGTTGTCAGAGGatatatggggaaaaaatctgcGGAGGAAACTCCCTGTTACTCGCACTTTTATGAACTGGAATAAACTGTTGAATGATCAGCATCTGAACACCCACGCCTCCAATACAGAAGTGCCTCCATGCTTACTGAAACACACTATTTGATATGGTGgccttaataaaaaaaaaggaagaacaagtcAAAATGGGGGTGTTCAGTTGATTTATTTCTGGATTACTCAGGAGAGTGCAGAAACTCTCATCAGTCAGTCACcactttgaaaataattcaggTCTGTAGTGACTGAAGATAATTtgctgtggtttttattttcttcatgtacttttcagctgcttctagAGGTACTAGTAATGGTCGCTGTCAAAGGCAGTACAGTGCTACAGGTGACCCAGCAAGCAAACTCTTACTTTCCTTTGTAATTTTACCCAATATTATATTTAGTTATGTAACTTCATATTATTTGTGGCGTTGGTTATAAGGAAATCAGTAAGGTAGGTTAGCAAAGGTATTGAGGCACTATTTCGAGATTTTTTCCTTGATACTGAAACCCAGGAAATTCAGCCTTCAGGCTTTGCTTGTGCATACCTCTCTGTATGCGTAAGAGACATCCCTAACAGAATCACATGAACAAAGGGAGATCAGTACACAGGAGGAATAAATTTCCTATAGCTAATGCAGAAGATGTTTCAGGACTGACAATGGATGTATGCTGGATGTTGCAGCATTACGAAATAAAGCAATGCTACTTCCCTTCTGCCAGTGTTTATTACAAATGCCAAAGGAATGtatatggttttgttttactttcaaaCTATGACAGTGATGCTTTGCTAACATGTTTATTACAATAAATGATATGCCTACCAcacttgctgttttctgtaaacTTACCTTTTAATTAGAGTTTTATTAGAAACAAAGTTTAATTTCAAGCAGTAATGTAAACACtaaactttctaaaaatatttgtgtgaaCATTTAATCATTATATAAATATtaggtatttttaatgtaagcataagattttgcttttgtttctcactgCTGGTGACAATTACATTGTCACATGGGTTGAACATGCCCTTTTGTACATAGTGATCAGTGGCTTTATAGCTTCAGTGCTCAGACTGGCCATGATTGCTTTCATTGTCTTTGTTTTATATGTAATAAAGAACTATGCATTGTTATGGTTTTGGGGATAACCAACATTGGGCAAAAATGCCATCTTCAGATTACTCTTCTGATGCAAAATTAAGATTTTGCATCTGTACTCACACCTGATTTGGGAGGTTCCTTACTCTGTATATCTGGATGTGATAATTAATTACGCAGAGAAACCAATAATGGAAAGGTGTCTAATATAAAAACCATCATTCTGCATCATTCTATACTATTGATGACAAAGTCATATgctcaatttttatttataagcaTACTAATTTACAAAGCCTTATTGCAGAAGAAGAGGTTGTAACGTTGCCAGTATTTGcatgaaactgaaataaatgaaatagtGCCTTTGATATATACTGAATTTCTTCAGATTTGCATTGACTGGAGCACATTTTTCATCTGGTTGTTCATCATTATGGTCACTCAGCACAAAGATTCTGGGAGTGTTATACTAATAATTTATGTGCAGAAAGGTGCTCATCACGCAGGGTTTCCTTCCTGCAAGCAGAAAACAGACTGCTGCCCTTGTAACAATGTCCCTTGACAATGCCTTTTACAGATGCCCATTTGTTAGAGAATCTGCACCATGCACTTGAAGAGGGAGAAGGATGGAGCATGGAGACCATTTTCTGTGCTCCTTCAGTTCTTCACAGAAAGCTGCATTACCTATGGGTCATTCTATTTTCACCCCACAGCTGCTACTGAGATCCATCCAATACCAATCTAGCCCTTTTAGTGCCTATGTGCTGGAGACTATTCAATGAGCAAGCAGCTGTCTTTACATGGTATTTATTTGAATATGTGATTacttttttattgaaaataagagtaattttattaaaaatgttacgCAACCCAGGGCTGCTATAATGAAGATGGCCTGTTGTGAGTGTAGTTCATGTCTGCAGTACAGAATAACAGATGAAATTTCAGACATAAATTTAAGTGCTAATAGAAACAGGGATATAGCACTAGAAATTCTGGGTTGtaaaaaaagcactttattCAAACACAAATATTGAACATGAGCTAACAATAAGGAAAAGTAGGGAACAATGGAAAAGACTAAGCAGTTAGATGACTTTCAGTTTCAACATTTATTCCACAAAATCAATCCCTTATGAGACACAAATAAATGACATGTTGCAATATACTGTTCTGTTCTGTAGAATTAAATTCTCTcttctttaaaatgcagtttctatATGGCAAAGCTGTAGCAAGAAgtgcaataataaaaatatttaatattgtaGGATTGGGTAGTTTTCCTATGTTCCCTATCAGTTTGCCTTTATGaactttccattttccttcagtttcttttctctataAAAGAGGGAATCTGTGATACCAGAATCTGCAACAAAAGCTGCTCAGAGGGATGGAGTTTGGACAGAATAAACATTCTGATCTGgatgaaaatgtttattcatttattgCAAAGCCTATGAAATTAATCTGGAAAAGGTAATTACAATAAAGGCTTCGTTAATTTTCCCTCTACATTTTCCATGATgggcttggatttttttttttttttcttttggaaagttGAAACTTGAGGACGAATAAACATTATGAGAAGAAAGCGAACGTGTACAACTCCACTGAAAACTTTACTGAACTTTTACATATACACTTTTGTGACTCTGAATATGTTTGCGATTTAGTTGCAACTTCTTACTCTTTTGCCCAtaccagaatttttttgttgtataaGAATACATTCCAACTCACATTGTCTTTATTCCTAAACCCCCCCTCCTTTACTCTCTACTGCTTTGAAAATCATTCACATTCTTATAGCTGCCTGTGAATCCACCTCTTTTTATTGACATCAGTACCccatattttaagaaaagaaatgaagaatagGCATAtataactaaaacaaaaaaaaaagttgtcaaaCTGGATCTTACAATAGGTTTCCACTGCAGCCAGGAGTATAGCATACCTAGAATTGAAGCTATATCTACCTATTTACAGTCACAACTATCTACTGTTAAAGACATGCTTTGTGCCTGCAAAAACACATTATCATCAAGTATCTTTCTTTAATATGCTACCAAtactgctttctccttcttaTCTTTGGTTGTTACTGAGTGGCCATGGTTATTTATCTCAAAGAGAGGATCACCTACTCTATCAGTTCGGAACATGATGAgagtttctttcaaaataaaatgtgaattttgttGAAAATCTGCTCCTCCATTTACAGGCTTGCAGACTCATTGGAATCATAAAGTTGGTACAAATGTACCTGAGCCAAATTGGCTCAAAtttttgatttctgaaaataattttgtatctACCATTAATTGttgctgcaaagaaaattatcatttttattaCACCAGTAACATTAGAGCTTAGTTTGGACTTCATTGTCAGCTTCCAGCTGCATTAAAATTGGAAGAAAATCAACATTTGGTATTAGTATTTGGACTGAATATTCAATGTCCACATTATAAagtttgtttcatgttttgctAGTACTGCAGCAGGTGGAAAACCTATCAAAATGAGgacacagcaaaaaaagtttcatcatttcattttcaaatctATGTGTTGAATTAAAAGCAACTTCCTTTGTAGTTTCAGACTAGTTAGACAAACTCGAACAGGCACTAAAGACTCAAGTTATCTCTTGGCAGAAAGCAAGGTCTATCAATACTCCCAGTCATTGGAAGAAATTCATGGTTTCCCTCTTACATTTTCCAAAAAGGGTACTAattctttctttgcttcattcatggaatgaaaaagacaatattgtaaaaaaaaaccctctactTGTATGTTTTCCAGGCTGTAGTCTATATTAAAATCTCCACTGTGTTCCTTACTCCCTACTCCTTATCAAGTtgtggagaagaaaggaaaacatggatttgaaacagaggaaataaaagtgaaggaaatacaaaaaacaTTCTGTCAAGTGTATACCTCTCACCGATTTCAACAAATCGATGCATTAATGCTCCAGTTATAATAAGACCAAATTCAAGGATTATTTTCCCTTCTACAGTAAGAATGATTTAATATGTTCAACAAATCTGAAAAAGCGGATTTATTGCATTCGAAGTGCAAGATATTTTCCAAGTCTGTATGTTAGTATGCTGCTCCTACACAAATAGTGGATTTTATAATTCTTTTTAGTGAAAGCTTTGGAGTTATTAAAAATGTGGAGTGATTTCGAAAAGTCACTATTTCAAAAAATAACTATTATGAATTATTCAAAGCATAGAATCTTGGGATTCTCCAAAGTTACAAGAGGTATTTTTTATAGTAAGGTTTAGGAATTGCCACCATACAAATCTGAGGGAATAAGAGACctaataataattaaaagagATGACCCATGTTATATTGTCATTTATGTAGCAGATTATCTTTCAATGGAACAGGAACTACTACACATCCTTAAATTCATACCCAGAAAATATCCTGAGATTATGGGATCTTAATAATGGGATCTGGGGGTTTTTTATATTATTGTTCATATAACACTT
Encoded here:
- the CAPZA3 gene encoding F-actin-capping protein subunit alpha-3; translated protein: MYARQELHEPEKVSLICSLLRQSPPGEFGQVVHDLSALVQDDKLVRQEAARVGACHNKNNFTPIRIKGRTVLLTHYNDLGGNRFFDPQDKFSFEFDHLRGVTSKPQLHGVMLDEGELWREVLHKGLKAYVSCHFPVGNCCVFKKSLGKRPMFVACIEAHQYQPSDHWNSLWKSDWTFALTPFTTQVTGIFLFQIHYFKDANLHVTVSKSVTETLNVIDQSQCATDFVKFVKAEDTKFHVALLENFQALSEDIWGKNLRRKLPVTRTFMNWNKLLNDQHLNTHASNTEVPPCLLKHTI